A region of Enoplosus armatus isolate fEnoArm2 chromosome 14, fEnoArm2.hap1, whole genome shotgun sequence DNA encodes the following proteins:
- the hes6 gene encoding transcription cofactor HES-6, which translates to MAPIRNNTNGMDRGDNCSGIKSDRKMRKPLVEKKRRARINESLQELRVLIAGADLQSKMENAEVLEMTVKRVETILQNRAQEVDAVNREACERFAAGYIQCMHDVHTFVSSCPGIDTAVASELLNHLLESMPLNDEDRLRVMLPDAVAECPGSNSTWSLPESMYSALVSPAPSTTSTDDLCSDLDDTDSEQSQVSSSEEADSQDVLSLPSFTYSKSVWRPW; encoded by the exons ATGGCCCCCATCCGTAACAACACAAACGGAATGGACAGAGGTGATAACTGCAGTGGGATCAAATCAGACAGAAAG ATGAGGAAACCTCTGGTCGAGAAGAAAAGAAGGGCTCGCATCAATGAAAGTTTACAAGAACTCAGAGTTCTCATCGCGGGTGCAGAC TTACAATCAAAGATGGAGAATGCCGAAGTGCTGGAGATGACAGTGAAACGCGTGGAGACCATCCTCCAAAACCGGGCTCAAG AAGTGGACGCCGTGAACCGGGAGGCCTGTGAGCGGTTTGCTGCAGGCTACATCCAGTGTATGCATGACGTGCACACTTTTGTGTCCAGCTGTCCCGGAATTGACACAGCAGTAGCCTCGGAGCTGTTGAACCACCTCCTGGAGAGCATGCCCCTGAACGACGAAGACCGCCTCCGGGTGATGCTACCGGACGCGGTGGCAGAATGCCCCGGCAGTAACAGCACTTGGTCCCTGCCTGAGAGCATGTATTCGGCTCTGGTGTCCCCGgccccctccaccacctccaccgaTGACCTCTGCTCTGACCTGGATGACACAGACTCGGAGCAAAGTCAGGTTTCTTCTTCAGAGGAAGCTGACAGCCAGGATGTGTTGAGCTTACCTTCTTTCACTTATTCCAAGTCAGTGTGGAGACCATGGTAG
- the itm2cb gene encoding integral membrane protein 2Cb isoform X2, which produces MVKITFQTVSAQKPEKENDEEKVIIPQAHDQGQLVLPVRSKKPFPTGLCCLTFGLVVFMSGLVLASIYVYRYYFIPQIPEDSLFHCRVVFEDSVYAPLRGRQELEENVGIYLDDNYEQISVPVPHFGGSDPADIIHDFQRGLTAYHDIALDKCYITELNTTLVMPPRNLWELLVNVKRGTYLPQTYIIQEEMVVTGRVRNMRQLGPFIHRLCYGKETYRLRRRNQHRRIERRETKKCHSIRHFENTFVVETVICDRV; this is translated from the exons atgGTGAAGATCACTTTCCAGACAGTTTCGGCGCAGAAGCCTGAAAAAGAGAACGATGAAGAGAAGGTCATTATACCTCAGGCTCAC GACCAGGGG CAGCTGGTTCTACCTGTCAGGTCCAAGAAGCCCTTTCCAACCGGCCTCTGCTGCCTCACCTTTGGCCTGGTGGTCTTCATGTCAGGACTGGTGCTGGCCTCTATCTACGTCTATCGCTACTACTTCATACCTCAG ATCCCAGAAGACAGCTTGTTCCACTGCAGAGTTGTCTTTGAGGACTCTGTGTACGCTCCTCTGAGGGGGCGGCAAGAGCTCGAGGAGAATGTCGGCATCTACCTTGACGACAACTACGAGCAGATCAGTGTACCCGTGCCACACTTTGGAGGCAGTGACCCCGCTGATATCATCCACGACTTTCAGAGG GGCCTCACAGCTTATCATGACATTGCTCTGGACAAATGCTACATCACTGAGCTGAACACAACCTTGGTGATGCCTCCACGGAACCTGTGGGAGCTGCTTGTCAATGTCAAG AGAGGGACGTACCTTCCTCAGACTTACATCATCCAGGAGGAGATGGTGGTGACAGGGAGGGTGAGGAACATGAGGCAGCTGGGCCCGTTCATCCACAGGCTCTGCTACGGCAAAGAAACCTACCGCCTCAGACGCCGCAACCAGCACAGAC GTATTGAGAGGCGTGAGACAAAGAAGTGCCACAGCATCCGTCACTTCGAGAACACTTTCGTGGTTGAGACCGTCATCTGCGACAGGGTTTAA
- the LOC139297099 gene encoding G-protein coupled receptor 55, producing MASVGSGDTMTNNCSFEGVDHLMRYLELVIYIPIFPFGLILNVVALLVFCIFLRKWTESTIYMTSLALMDLLLVFPLPFKMHATNHLWPAYLHRLCSVLENLYFVGIYGSIYTIMCIAVDRWVAICHPFKAKQLRSPKAALGTCIGVWMLVLAVITSTIYGFREDGQTDFHCFHSFSEKGWSPPLIICLQVFGFLVPALVVVYCSVQTIWALLQSGQRSPQSRACVKIIYSSLSAFLVPFTPSHLGILLQFLVHQGVIQDCGNKTRISLFIQIAMCLSNITCCLDALCYYFIAHEVRSTKNTFRLSMISQRRATFSTSEV from the exons ATGGCATCCGTGGG CAGCGGTGACACCATGACAAACAACTGTTCATTTGAAGGGGTGGACCACCTGATGAGGTATTTGGAGCTGGTCATCTACATCCCCATATTCCCCTTTGGTCTGATCCTCAATGTTGTAGCGCTGTTAGTTTTCTGCATCTTTCTGCGAAAATGGACAGAGTCAACCATCTACATGACCAGCTTGGCTCTGATGGACCTGCTCCTCGTCTTCCCTCTTCCCTTCAAAATGCACGCCACCAATCACCTCTGGCCTGCCTACCTCCACCGTCTCTGTTCGGTCTTGGAAAACCTGTACTTTGTTGGGATATATGGCAGCATCTACACCATCATGTGTATAGCTGTGGACCGATGGGTGGCTATCTGTCACCCGTTCAAAGCCAAGCAACTGCGTTCGCCCAAAGCAGCTCTGGGGACCTGCATAGGGGTCTGGATGCTGGTGCTGGCCGTGATCACTTCAACAATCTATGGCTTCAGGGAGGACGGGCAGACAGACTTCCACTGCTTCCACAGTTTTTCAGAGAAAGGCTGGAGCCCTCCACTGATcatctgtctgcaggtgtttggGTTCCTGGTTCCTGCGCTGGTGGTGGTTTACTGTTCGGTGCAGACCATCTGGGCACTTCTGCAGTCCGGCCAGCGCAGCCCCCAGAGCCGGGCCTGTGTGAAGATCATCTACAGCAGTCTGAGTGCCTTCCTGGTGCCTTTCACCCCCAGCCACCTGGGCATCCTCCTACAGTTCCTG GTGCACCAAGGAGTGATTCAAGACTGCGGTAACAAGACCAGGATCAGCCTGTTCATACAGATAGCCATGTGCCTGTCCAATATCACCTGCTGCCTGGACGCCCTGTGCTACTACTTTATCGCTCATGAGGTGAGGAGCACCAAAAACACCTTCAGGCTGTCAATGATCAGCCAAAGAAGAGCCACCTTCAGCACTTCGGAGGTCTGA
- the itm2cb gene encoding integral membrane protein 2Cb isoform X1: MVKITFQTVSAQKPEKENDEEKVIIPQAHEQLVLPVRSKKPFPTGLCCLTFGLVVFMSGLVLASIYVYRYYFIPQIPEDSLFHCRVVFEDSVYAPLRGRQELEENVGIYLDDNYEQISVPVPHFGGSDPADIIHDFQRGLTAYHDIALDKCYITELNTTLVMPPRNLWELLVNVKRGTYLPQTYIIQEEMVVTGRVRNMRQLGPFIHRLCYGKETYRLRRRNQHRRIERRETKKCHSIRHFENTFVVETVICDRV, translated from the exons atgGTGAAGATCACTTTCCAGACAGTTTCGGCGCAGAAGCCTGAAAAAGAGAACGATGAAGAGAAGGTCATTATACCTCAGGCTCAC GAGCAGCTGGTTCTACCTGTCAGGTCCAAGAAGCCCTTTCCAACCGGCCTCTGCTGCCTCACCTTTGGCCTGGTGGTCTTCATGTCAGGACTGGTGCTGGCCTCTATCTACGTCTATCGCTACTACTTCATACCTCAG ATCCCAGAAGACAGCTTGTTCCACTGCAGAGTTGTCTTTGAGGACTCTGTGTACGCTCCTCTGAGGGGGCGGCAAGAGCTCGAGGAGAATGTCGGCATCTACCTTGACGACAACTACGAGCAGATCAGTGTACCCGTGCCACACTTTGGAGGCAGTGACCCCGCTGATATCATCCACGACTTTCAGAGG GGCCTCACAGCTTATCATGACATTGCTCTGGACAAATGCTACATCACTGAGCTGAACACAACCTTGGTGATGCCTCCACGGAACCTGTGGGAGCTGCTTGTCAATGTCAAG AGAGGGACGTACCTTCCTCAGACTTACATCATCCAGGAGGAGATGGTGGTGACAGGGAGGGTGAGGAACATGAGGCAGCTGGGCCCGTTCATCCACAGGCTCTGCTACGGCAAAGAAACCTACCGCCTCAGACGCCGCAACCAGCACAGAC GTATTGAGAGGCGTGAGACAAAGAAGTGCCACAGCATCCGTCACTTCGAGAACACTTTCGTGGTTGAGACCGTCATCTGCGACAGGGTTTAA